The Geothrix sp. DNA segment GAGATGCTGGCGAAGGTGGTGGCCGAGGGCTACTCGCTCTGCGTGGTGCATGGCAACGGACCCCAGGTGGGGAACCTGCTCATCCAGCAGGAGGCGGCCTCCGGCCAGGTGCCGCCCTACAGCCTGGATGTCTGCGGGGCCATGACCCAGGGCTCCATGGGCTACATGCTGGAGCGCATGCTCATCAACCGGCTGCGCTTCCTCGGCGTGGACGCCCCGGTGACCTCGGTCCTCACCGAGGTGGTGGTGGACAAGGAGGACCGGGGCTTCCAGGACCCGACGAAGCCCGTGGGCCCTTTCTATCCCGAGTTCCGCGCCCTGGAGCTGATGCGGGCCAAGCGCTGGAAGATGAAGGAGGATTCGGGCCGCGGCTGGCGCAAGGTGGTGCCCTCGCCCAACCCTCTCGAGATCGTCCAGCTCGACGCCATCAAGACCCTGCTGCAGGCGGGAAACTCGGTCATCGCGGGCGGTGGCGGCGGCATCCCCGTGATCCGCGATGCCAGCGGCTTCCTGGTGGGCGTGGAGGCCGTCATCGACAAGGATCGGCTCAGCGCCCTGCTGGCGACCCAGCTGGGCGCCAACCTCTTCATCATCCTCACGGGCGTGGCCAAGGTGGCCCTGGACTTCGGCAAGCCCACCCAGCGCTGGCTGGACCGCCTCACGGCCGACGAGGCCCGGAGGCACCTGGCCGAGGGCCAGTTCCCCCCCGGCAGCATGGGCCCCAAGATCGAGAGCGCCCTGGGCTTCCTGGATGGCGGCGGCGACGAGGTGCTCATCACCACCGCCGAGGCCCTGGCCACCGAGGACCCCGCCACCGTGGGCACACGGATCGTGCGGGACTGACCGGTTTTTCGTACTCAGAAAGAAAATGCAGAACACCGATGAACACCGAATAACTGCTGATAAACACCGATAAAAACGGTGCTGTCGCCCATCTGGGGACCAGGGCCCAATCAGGCGTCCTGATCGGTGTTCATCATTTTTTTTCGGTGTTCATCGGTGTTAGGTTTTTTCCTGAAACCCTGACCCGAGACCCGACTGGAGGAGCCCCCATGTACGCCATGATCATCGTCCGCTACCGCCGCCCGCTGCTGGAGATCGAGGCCGTCACGGAAGCCCACCGGGCCTACCTCCGCGACCTGCAGGCGAAGGGCGTCCTGGTGGCGTCCGGGCCGCTGGAACCACGCTTCGGCGGCATGTGGCTGGTGCGGGTCCAGGACGAGAATCCCCTGGTCGACCTGGATGCCCTGATGGCGGGCGATCCCTTCCACCAGCACGGAC contains these protein-coding regions:
- a CDS encoding carbamate kinase, coding for MTRKIALLAIGGNALLKEKERGLQEEQLENARETAEMLAKVVAEGYSLCVVHGNGPQVGNLLIQQEAASGQVPPYSLDVCGAMTQGSMGYMLERMLINRLRFLGVDAPVTSVLTEVVVDKEDRGFQDPTKPVGPFYPEFRALELMRAKRWKMKEDSGRGWRKVVPSPNPLEIVQLDAIKTLLQAGNSVIAGGGGGIPVIRDASGFLVGVEAVIDKDRLSALLATQLGANLFIILTGVAKVALDFGKPTQRWLDRLTADEARRHLAEGQFPPGSMGPKIESALGFLDGGGDEVLITTAEALATEDPATVGTRIVRD
- a CDS encoding YciI family protein, which translates into the protein MYAMIIVRYRRPLLEIEAVTEAHRAYLRDLQAKGVLVASGPLEPRFGGMWLVRVQDENPLVDLDALMAGDPFHQHGLANYELLPWKVMQGKEGLDRI